Proteins from one Mycobacterium sp. HUMS_12744610 genomic window:
- a CDS encoding NADH-ubiquinone oxidoreductase-F iron-sulfur binding region domain-containing protein, whose protein sequence is METSAAPAITVTAWPGCAPRLLGDESARAREAYATYRARGGYQTLAAPDELLGEVERSGLQGRGGAAFPLAVKLRAVRDNGRARRGAVVVANGEEGEPASIKDRWLLRHRPHLVLDGLRLAAAMVGTHRAHVYVSDPESARSVETALTELEPAALGDITVELWDVEPTYIAGEETAVTRFINGGPAKPTDKPPRPFEAGVGGRPTLVSNVETLANLPHLQRHGAAEFRSLGTSLSPGTFLATLTGGGRQPGLYEIPHGLPFAELLALHGISSERVRGALLGGYFAGLLDRSVLDATLDHETLRGLGSGLGCGAIAVLTDDCPVAVAASVLAYFDRENAGQCGSCFNGTAAMAAVTGALRDGAATAEDVGRLQRWSAMLRGRGACATLDAATNVAASLLARFPDEVARHLDNACEACRVDPFRAERPYEVEAVTPA, encoded by the coding sequence ATGGAAACCAGCGCCGCGCCGGCGATCACGGTCACCGCATGGCCCGGGTGTGCGCCGCGGCTGCTCGGCGACGAGTCCGCCCGCGCGCGCGAGGCTTACGCCACATACCGGGCGCGCGGCGGCTATCAAACGCTTGCGGCCCCCGACGAGCTGCTCGGCGAAGTCGAGCGCAGCGGTTTGCAGGGCCGTGGCGGTGCGGCCTTCCCGCTCGCGGTCAAGCTGCGCGCGGTGCGCGACAACGGGCGCGCCCGCCGGGGCGCCGTCGTGGTCGCCAACGGCGAAGAGGGCGAGCCGGCTTCGATCAAGGACCGCTGGTTGCTGCGGCACCGGCCGCACCTGGTGCTCGACGGGCTGCGGCTTGCCGCGGCGATGGTGGGCACCCACCGCGCCCACGTCTACGTCTCCGACCCGGAATCCGCGCGCAGCGTCGAAACCGCCCTGACCGAACTGGAACCCGCTGCGCTGGGCGACATCACGGTCGAGTTGTGGGACGTCGAGCCGACCTACATCGCCGGCGAGGAGACCGCGGTCACCCGCTTCATCAACGGTGGCCCGGCCAAGCCGACGGACAAGCCGCCGCGACCGTTCGAAGCCGGCGTCGGCGGGCGCCCTACCCTGGTCAGCAATGTCGAGACCCTGGCCAACCTGCCCCACCTGCAGCGCCACGGCGCGGCGGAGTTCCGCTCGCTAGGCACCTCGTTGTCACCCGGAACCTTCCTGGCGACCCTGACCGGCGGGGGCCGGCAGCCCGGCCTCTACGAGATCCCGCACGGCCTGCCGTTCGCCGAACTCCTCGCCTTGCACGGCATTTCGTCCGAGCGGGTGCGGGGCGCGCTGCTGGGCGGTTACTTCGCCGGGCTGCTCGACCGCAGCGTGCTGGACGCCACCCTGGACCACGAGACGCTGCGCGGCCTCGGCAGCGGCCTGGGGTGCGGGGCGATCGCGGTGCTCACCGACGACTGCCCGGTCGCGGTCGCCGCGTCGGTGCTGGCCTACTTCGACCGCGAGAACGCCGGGCAGTGCGGCTCGTGCTTCAACGGCACCGCGGCGATGGCCGCGGTCACCGGCGCGCTGCGGGACGGCGCCGCCACCGCCGAAGACGTCGGCCGGCTGCAACGCTGGTCGGCGATGCTGCGCGGCCGCGGTGCCTGCGCCACGCTGGACGCTGCGACCAACGTGGCGGCGAGCCTGCTTGCCCGATTTCCGGACGAAGTCGCCCGCCATCTCGACAACGCCTGCGAGGCATGCCGTGT
- a CDS encoding alpha/beta fold hydrolase — MSSIEVNGGKVVYEILGDTGDLIAMTPGGRFSKEIPGLRPLADALVAGGYRVLLWDRPNCGASDVQFYGQSESHMRAETLHGLLQGIGVERCILAGGSGGARDSILTTMLYPEMVSKLVVWNIVGGIYGTFVLGSYYIVPSILAVRGTGMDGVVKVPEWRERIEENPDNKQRFLDFDSGEFLKVMLRWLNAFVSKPGQTIPGVEDEMFDRIEVPTLIIRGGENDMDHPKRTSLEVSCLIKGSTLIDPPWPEDAWERASEDRAAGRVQHFNMFDTWVQAAPPILEFLGS, encoded by the coding sequence GTGTCTTCTATCGAAGTGAACGGCGGCAAAGTCGTCTACGAAATCCTCGGGGACACAGGTGATCTCATCGCCATGACGCCGGGCGGCCGGTTCAGCAAGGAAATCCCCGGGCTGCGCCCGCTGGCCGATGCACTCGTCGCCGGCGGGTACCGGGTACTGCTGTGGGACCGGCCGAACTGCGGCGCCTCCGACGTGCAGTTCTACGGACAGAGCGAGTCACACATGCGCGCCGAGACGCTGCACGGCCTATTGCAGGGCATCGGCGTAGAGCGTTGCATCCTCGCCGGGGGCTCAGGTGGCGCACGGGATTCCATCCTCACGACGATGCTCTACCCCGAGATGGTCTCCAAGCTCGTGGTGTGGAACATCGTCGGCGGCATTTACGGCACCTTCGTGCTGGGGTCCTACTACATCGTGCCGAGCATCCTCGCCGTGCGGGGCACCGGCATGGACGGCGTGGTGAAGGTGCCGGAATGGCGGGAGCGCATCGAGGAGAACCCCGACAACAAACAGCGGTTCCTCGACTTCGACTCCGGCGAGTTCCTCAAGGTGATGTTGCGCTGGCTGAACGCGTTCGTGTCCAAGCCGGGCCAGACGATTCCCGGCGTCGAGGACGAAATGTTCGACCGGATCGAAGTTCCCACGCTGATCATCCGGGGCGGCGAGAACGACATGGACCACCCGAAGCGGACTTCGCTGGAGGTCAGCTGCCTGATCAAGGGATCCACGCTCATCGACCCGCCCTGGCCCGAGGACGCCTGGGAACGCGCCTCCGAGGACCGCGCGGCGGGTCGGGTGCAGCACTTCAACATGTTCGACACCTGGGTACAGGCCGCACCCCCGATCCTGGAATTCCTGGGCTCCTGA
- a CDS encoding Rieske (2Fe-2S) protein: MTEDLTERPQPRLAQGREHIVATVAEIPPGTHKLVPIGRHGVGVYNVNGTFYAIANYCPHQGGPLCSGRARGRTVVDETTAGDAVMVRDLEYIYCPWHQWGFELATGTTAVKPEWSIRTYPVRVVGNDVLVMA, translated from the coding sequence TTGACAGAAGACCTCACCGAGCGGCCCCAGCCACGTCTGGCCCAGGGCCGCGAGCACATCGTCGCGACCGTGGCCGAAATCCCGCCCGGCACCCACAAGCTCGTCCCCATCGGCCGGCACGGCGTCGGCGTCTACAACGTCAACGGCACCTTCTACGCCATCGCGAACTACTGCCCGCACCAGGGCGGTCCGCTGTGCTCGGGCCGCGCCCGCGGCCGCACCGTCGTCGACGAGACCACCGCCGGCGACGCGGTCATGGTCCGCGACCTGGAATACATCTATTGCCCCTGGCATCAATGGGGTTTCGAGCTGGCGACCGGCACGACCGCGGTCAAGCCGGAGTGGAGCATCCGCACCTATCCGGTGCGGGTGGTCGGCAACGACGTGCTGGTGATGGCATGA
- a CDS encoding amidohydrolase family protein: MTLTHMHERVPAAERIAVRCVDSDVHPTPKRGELLPYIPEPWRSKYFLTRKVGEQIYYDAPDYAHSYAMRVDTFPPDGEFPCSDPDMAFRQLIMEAGSDIAILEPAAYPARLPEAQHAMACALNDWQANHWLDSHNNWHERWRGSICAAIEEPEASVREIERWAGHPYMAQILIKAEPRPSWGHPKYDPIWAAATKHDITVSCHLSRSHFDELPTPPVGYPSYNHDFMVTYSLLAANQVMSLIFDGVFDRFPALRIVFVEHAFTWILPLMWRMDAVYEARKSWIDIKRKPSEYVKDHIKFTTQPLDYPEDKTELTRALEWMECDKILLYSSDYPHWTFDDPRWLVKHLPKAAREAVMFKNGIATYHLPDTVPVLEGQVRVF, from the coding sequence ATGACGCTGACCCATATGCACGAACGGGTTCCCGCCGCCGAGCGCATAGCCGTCCGGTGCGTCGACTCGGATGTCCACCCGACGCCCAAGCGCGGGGAACTGCTTCCGTACATCCCCGAGCCGTGGCGCAGCAAGTACTTCCTCACCCGCAAGGTGGGTGAGCAGATCTACTACGACGCCCCCGACTACGCACACAGCTATGCGATGCGCGTGGACACCTTCCCGCCCGACGGCGAATTCCCTTGCAGCGACCCGGATATGGCGTTCCGTCAGCTGATCATGGAGGCGGGCTCCGACATCGCGATACTGGAACCCGCCGCCTACCCGGCGCGCCTGCCCGAAGCGCAGCACGCGATGGCCTGCGCCCTGAACGACTGGCAGGCCAACCACTGGCTGGACAGCCACAACAACTGGCACGAGCGGTGGCGGGGCTCGATCTGTGCCGCCATCGAGGAGCCGGAAGCGAGCGTGCGCGAGATCGAGCGCTGGGCCGGGCACCCCTACATGGCGCAGATTCTGATCAAGGCCGAGCCGCGGCCGTCCTGGGGCCACCCGAAATACGACCCGATCTGGGCGGCGGCCACCAAGCACGACATCACGGTGAGCTGCCATCTGTCCCGCAGCCACTTCGACGAGTTGCCGACGCCGCCGGTGGGCTACCCCAGCTACAACCACGACTTCATGGTCACCTACTCGCTGCTGGCCGCAAATCAGGTCATGAGCCTGATCTTCGACGGCGTCTTCGACCGATTTCCGGCGCTGCGGATCGTGTTCGTCGAGCACGCGTTCACCTGGATCCTGCCGCTGATGTGGCGCATGGACGCCGTCTACGAGGCCCGCAAATCCTGGATCGACATCAAGCGCAAGCCGTCCGAATACGTCAAGGACCACATCAAGTTCACCACCCAGCCGCTGGACTACCCGGAGGACAAGACCGAGTTGACCCGCGCCCTGGAGTGGATGGAGTGCGACAAGATCCTGCTCTACTCCTCGGACTACCCGCACTGGACGTTCGACGACCCGCGCTGGCTGGTCAAGCACCTGCCCAAGGCGGCCCGCGAAGCGGTGATGTTCAAGAACGGCATCGCGACATACCACCTCCCCGACACGGTTCCGGTGCTCGAGGGTCAGGTCCGGGTGTTCTGA
- a CDS encoding amidohydrolase family protein, translated as MIEHADGTRTPLIDASVHIFFPSNKDLRAVLREPFKSRGFPDYEMDWYGAPGGEYAPNAEGPDGQYPGSDPEFVAHELFSKRGVDVAVLHPMGRGIMPDRHLGSALHAAHNEMMVSRWLDNDRFGERFRGTIRVNPDDIAGALREIERWRDHPRVVQIGVPLQSRELYGKPQFWPLWEAAVAANLPVAVHIEVGSGIASPPTPSGNTRTYEQYTGFMALNYLYHQMNMIAEGVFERFAGLKFVWADGAADFLTPFIWRMDCFGRPHLEQTPWAPRIPSDYLADHVYFVQGSLDGPPRDAEFAGEWFGFTGKDDMVMFGSSYPHWQCADAKKLPAALSAEQREKLCWRNAADLYGIDIAVGSGAQ; from the coding sequence GTGATCGAACACGCTGACGGGACCCGCACGCCGTTGATCGACGCCAGCGTGCACATCTTCTTCCCGTCCAACAAGGATTTGCGGGCCGTGCTGCGCGAGCCGTTCAAGAGCCGCGGTTTCCCCGACTACGAGATGGACTGGTACGGGGCGCCGGGCGGTGAGTACGCGCCGAACGCCGAGGGACCGGACGGCCAGTATCCGGGGTCGGATCCCGAATTCGTTGCCCACGAGCTCTTTTCGAAGCGCGGCGTCGATGTGGCAGTGCTGCACCCGATGGGGCGAGGCATCATGCCCGACCGGCACCTGGGCAGCGCGTTACATGCCGCGCACAACGAGATGATGGTGTCGCGCTGGCTCGACAACGACAGGTTCGGTGAGCGGTTCCGCGGCACCATCCGGGTCAACCCCGACGACATCGCCGGCGCGCTGCGGGAGATCGAGAGGTGGCGTGACCACCCGCGCGTCGTCCAGATCGGGGTTCCGCTGCAGTCCCGCGAGCTCTACGGCAAGCCGCAGTTCTGGCCGCTGTGGGAAGCCGCGGTCGCGGCGAACCTTCCCGTTGCGGTCCACATCGAGGTCGGCTCGGGCATCGCCTCGCCGCCCACGCCGTCCGGGAACACCCGCACCTACGAGCAGTACACGGGCTTCATGGCGCTGAACTACCTGTACCACCAGATGAACATGATCGCCGAAGGTGTGTTCGAACGTTTCGCCGGCCTGAAGTTCGTCTGGGCCGACGGCGCCGCGGACTTCCTCACGCCGTTCATCTGGCGGATGGACTGCTTCGGCCGGCCCCATCTGGAGCAGACGCCGTGGGCCCCCCGAATTCCCAGCGACTACCTGGCCGATCACGTGTATTTCGTGCAGGGCAGCCTCGACGGCCCGCCTCGCGACGCCGAGTTCGCCGGTGAATGGTTCGGCTTCACCGGCAAGGACGACATGGTGATGTTCGGCTCGAGCTATCCGCACTGGCAGTGCGCCGACGCCAAGAAGCTGCCCGCGGCGCTGTCCGCCGAGCAGCGCGAGAAACTGTGCTGGCGCAACGCGGCCGACCTGTACGGGATAGACATCGCCGTCGGCTCGGGCGCACAGTAG
- a CDS encoding nitroreductase family protein, with protein sequence MTGASDDVWEVMSTARTIRRFTDEPVDDATLARCLQAATWAPSGANAQRWRFVVLRSPEQRAVVAKAAAHALEVIEPVYGMSRPAADDNSRRARTYRATYELHDRAGEFTSVLFAQQHFATTSQLLLGGSIFPAMQNFLLAARAQGLGACLTGWASYGGERLLRDAVGVPEDWLVAGHVVVGWPRGRHGVVRRRPLAEAVNLDHWGDPADDVVAALRSLA encoded by the coding sequence ATGACCGGAGCAAGCGACGACGTCTGGGAGGTGATGTCGACGGCTCGGACGATCCGGCGATTCACGGACGAACCGGTCGACGACGCGACGCTGGCACGGTGCTTACAGGCAGCTACCTGGGCGCCCTCCGGCGCCAACGCGCAGCGCTGGCGTTTCGTCGTGCTGCGATCCCCCGAGCAGCGCGCCGTCGTGGCCAAGGCCGCGGCCCACGCGCTGGAGGTGATCGAGCCCGTGTACGGCATGAGCCGTCCCGCCGCCGACGATAACAGCCGCCGTGCCCGCACCTATCGTGCGACCTACGAATTGCATGATCGCGCAGGTGAGTTCACCTCGGTGTTGTTCGCCCAGCAGCATTTTGCGACTACGTCGCAACTGCTGCTGGGAGGATCGATCTTCCCCGCCATGCAGAACTTTTTGCTGGCCGCCCGTGCGCAGGGCCTGGGGGCTTGCCTGACCGGCTGGGCGTCGTATGGGGGCGAGCGACTTCTGCGGGACGCAGTCGGTGTGCCCGAGGACTGGCTGGTGGCCGGGCATGTCGTGGTCGGATGGCCCAGGGGCAGGCACGGTGTGGTCCGTCGCCGCCCGCTCGCAGAGGCCGTGAACCTCGACCACTGGGGCGATCCCGCCGACGACGTCGTTGCCGCTCTTCGTTCTCTGGCCTGA
- a CDS encoding DUF1942 domain-containing protein — protein sequence MAAVFAATPAAAQTGKFGTMEELAAAGGSEVADYTVSNLKRSGNNDGLWVADVTVKSAKGAVTPVIGDFNAQAGDGSKYTAIEGRNPDGLTNQPIAPGSSRSVKLYFGVNGGTQPDSVVYSTGNNADQLVWKG from the coding sequence GTGGCGGCCGTCTTCGCGGCGACACCGGCGGCAGCCCAGACCGGCAAATTCGGGACGATGGAAGAGCTGGCTGCTGCTGGCGGCAGCGAGGTTGCCGATTACACCGTGAGCAACCTGAAGCGCAGCGGCAACAACGACGGGCTATGGGTTGCCGACGTCACGGTCAAGTCCGCGAAAGGCGCCGTCACCCCGGTCATCGGCGACTTCAACGCCCAGGCGGGCGATGGGTCGAAGTACACCGCGATCGAGGGAAGGAACCCGGACGGTCTGACCAATCAGCCCATCGCCCCGGGTAGCTCGCGCAGCGTCAAGCTCTACTTCGGTGTCAACGGCGGTACCCAGCCGGACAGCGTCGTGTACAGCACCGGAAACAACGCAGACCAGCTCGTCTGGAAGGGCTGA
- a CDS encoding DUF1942 domain-containing protein has protein sequence MAATTSRKSVCKKESNVTFQATVKTAAAVAGLAAAAIFTATSASAAPAKPFGTMEEASSNNGADVADITVGNLKPSGHNDGVLEADATIKTVKGFVTPHIGDFHAVGPNGANYSAVLGNNPDGLPAGEIPAGQSRSGKLYFTVNGGAQRNSVVFTPVDANDQLVWKD, from the coding sequence GTGGCCGCCACGACATCACGGAAATCGGTGTGCAAGAAGGAGTCCAACGTGACATTCCAAGCGACTGTCAAGACAGCTGCGGCCGTCGCCGGACTCGCCGCGGCAGCGATCTTCACGGCGACATCGGCCAGCGCCGCCCCGGCCAAGCCCTTCGGTACGATGGAGGAGGCCAGCTCGAACAACGGCGCCGACGTCGCCGACATCACCGTGGGTAACCTCAAGCCCAGCGGCCACAACGACGGCGTATTGGAAGCCGACGCCACCATCAAGACCGTCAAAGGCTTTGTCACCCCGCACATCGGCGATTTCCATGCCGTAGGCCCCAATGGCGCGAATTACTCAGCGGTCCTCGGGAACAACCCCGACGGCCTTCCTGCCGGCGAGATCCCCGCGGGCCAGAGCCGGAGCGGAAAGCTGTACTTCACCGTCAACGGCGGCGCGCAGCGCAACAGCGTCGTCTTCACCCCGGTGGACGCCAACGATCAGCTCGTGTGGAAGGACTAG
- a CDS encoding acyl-CoA dehydrogenase family protein, translating to MLLEFDADQRLWQSTVRDALTKQCPPSLVRSIAEDGVDPSPLWKSYVDQGWTELSDPDSMVELAIVLEELGYATDPTPFLATMSQFAPLAADRFDPHESGTAVRAGVTAHRDADGWVLDGTARHVLDGDRVDRFAVVTEAGVFLAEAGQVSARRSAVFDPVLHVADLSFCGVRVPDEARLAVDRERAHHVALAGMAVTMVGACQRILDLVLDHVRNRHQFGVPIGSFQAVQHKAADMHVAVQRARALAYFAALTIAADDPRRRLAAAMAKASAGECQSLVFRHGLQLFGAMGFTWENDLQFALKRAKAGELMLGGAAEHRARIAEEYRAADF from the coding sequence ATGCTGTTGGAGTTCGATGCCGATCAGCGGCTGTGGCAGAGCACGGTGCGAGACGCGCTCACCAAGCAATGCCCGCCCTCCCTGGTCCGCAGCATCGCCGAGGACGGCGTGGACCCGAGCCCGCTGTGGAAGTCCTACGTGGACCAGGGCTGGACCGAACTGAGCGATCCGGACAGCATGGTGGAACTCGCCATCGTGCTCGAGGAATTGGGTTACGCGACCGACCCGACCCCGTTCCTGGCGACGATGAGCCAGTTCGCTCCGTTGGCGGCGGACCGCTTCGACCCCCACGAGTCGGGCACCGCCGTGCGTGCCGGCGTGACGGCGCACCGGGACGCCGACGGCTGGGTGCTGGACGGCACGGCGCGCCACGTGCTCGACGGGGATCGCGTCGACCGGTTCGCGGTGGTCACCGAAGCCGGGGTGTTCCTCGCGGAGGCCGGCCAGGTGTCGGCCCGCCGGTCGGCGGTCTTCGACCCCGTCCTACACGTCGCCGACCTGTCGTTCTGCGGTGTCCGGGTGCCCGACGAGGCCCGGCTCGCGGTCGACCGGGAGCGCGCACACCATGTGGCGTTGGCCGGCATGGCGGTCACGATGGTGGGCGCGTGCCAGCGCATCCTCGATCTGGTACTCGACCACGTCCGCAACCGGCACCAGTTCGGTGTGCCCATCGGGTCGTTCCAGGCCGTGCAGCACAAGGCGGCGGACATGCACGTCGCGGTGCAACGGGCCCGGGCGCTGGCATACTTCGCGGCGTTGACGATCGCTGCCGACGACCCCCGGCGCCGGCTGGCGGCCGCGATGGCCAAGGCGTCTGCGGGAGAGTGTCAGTCGCTGGTATTCCGGCACGGCCTACAGCTTTTCGGCGCCATGGGGTTCACGTGGGAGAACGACCTGCAATTCGCGCTCAAGCGCGCCAAGGCGGGGGAGTTGATGCTCGGCGGAGCCGCGGAACACCGCGCGCGGATCGCGGAGGAGTACCGTGCGGCTGACTTTTGA
- a CDS encoding acyl-CoA dehydrogenase family protein: protein MRLTFDPDVEAFRAAFASFLDENLPPASETVERPRSVSHMPQWARRWQRLLFDNGWLLPAQPPEFGGRNATVVQQFVYLEELSRRRIYHSFNPQGVNIVAASLLSFGSDEQKRRWAVPILRAEITASLGMSEPSAGSDLASLRTRAILDGDHFVVNGQKVWTSGAHDADVLLTFVRTNPDAPKHKGISALVIPTDTPGVQRRPFPSICSADDLDFNEVFFTDARVPAENLVGALNEGWRVANGSLGHERTMMWLGFADRLGNMIDDFSPTTEVERDQYATTIMDKQALRLLGSVALAGAARGEDDTAAISVLKLLGSEAELRAMDLALTSAGPDGLVHPGQSGPYAHMNLDHYFASWFERFARSFSGTIAGGTSEIQRNIIAQRVLGLPRG, encoded by the coding sequence GTGCGGCTGACTTTTGATCCCGACGTCGAGGCGTTCCGGGCGGCGTTTGCGTCCTTCCTCGACGAAAACCTGCCCCCCGCAAGTGAAACGGTCGAGCGTCCCCGGTCGGTGTCCCACATGCCGCAGTGGGCACGCCGTTGGCAGCGGCTGCTGTTCGACAACGGCTGGCTGCTGCCCGCTCAGCCCCCGGAGTTCGGCGGCCGCAACGCGACGGTCGTCCAGCAGTTCGTCTACCTGGAGGAACTCAGTCGACGGCGGATCTATCACAGCTTCAACCCGCAGGGCGTGAATATCGTTGCGGCGTCGCTGTTGTCGTTCGGCAGCGATGAGCAGAAGCGCCGCTGGGCGGTACCGATCCTGCGGGCCGAGATCACCGCGTCGCTGGGTATGAGCGAACCCAGCGCCGGGTCCGACCTGGCGTCCCTGCGTACCCGCGCCATCCTCGACGGCGACCACTTCGTGGTCAACGGCCAGAAGGTGTGGACATCGGGGGCCCACGACGCCGACGTGTTGCTGACCTTCGTGCGGACGAACCCCGATGCCCCCAAACACAAGGGCATTAGCGCCCTGGTGATCCCGACCGACACCCCGGGCGTTCAGCGCCGGCCGTTTCCGTCCATCTGCTCCGCCGATGACCTGGATTTCAACGAGGTCTTCTTCACCGACGCGCGGGTGCCGGCCGAGAACCTGGTAGGGGCGCTGAACGAGGGCTGGCGAGTGGCCAACGGATCCCTCGGGCACGAGCGCACCATGATGTGGCTGGGCTTCGCCGACCGGCTCGGCAACATGATCGACGACTTTTCCCCCACCACGGAGGTCGAGCGCGACCAGTACGCCACCACGATCATGGACAAGCAGGCCCTGCGCCTGCTGGGTTCGGTGGCGCTGGCCGGCGCGGCCCGTGGCGAGGACGACACCGCGGCCATCTCGGTGCTCAAGCTGCTCGGGTCCGAGGCCGAGTTGCGGGCGATGGACCTCGCGCTGACCTCCGCCGGACCCGACGGGCTCGTGCACCCGGGGCAGAGCGGCCCGTATGCGCACATGAACCTCGACCATTATTTCGCCAGCTGGTTCGAGCGCTTCGCCCGCAGCTTCAGCGGGACGATCGCGGGGGGCACCTCGGAGATCCAGCGCAACATCATCGCCCAGCGCGTGCTGGGCCTGCCGAGGGGCTGA
- a CDS encoding cytochrome P450 yields the protein MSVDAVVSDSDRKKHRYQFERHSPEYRNRFEQITKEMHATCPMAWSDTYGGHWVAAGSHEVFELARCPAVSNDHDIHNERRGYKGISIPTASRINQVRGGILEMDNPEHHIYRSVLNPYLSPAAVKRWEPFVNDVTRACLDEQIEEGRIDFVDDLANVVPAVLTLAMMGIPLKNWQMYSEPTHAAVYTPEHSPDIQRVTEMHRQMGIDLVNNMIEIRNNPRPGLVNALLEMRIDGEPAPDLEILGNLGLIIGGGFDTTTALTAHSLEWLSEHPAERELLSRERDTLLDPATEEFLRYFTPAPGDGRTFSDDVELDGTQFKEGERLWISWAMANRDPAVFHDPDEIILNRKGNRHFSFGLGVHRCAGSNVARTVFKSMLTAVLDRMPDYRCDPEGTVHYETIGVIQGMRKLPATFTPGQRIGAGLDETLDKLQRICDEQELARPITERKEAAVID from the coding sequence TTGAGCGTCGACGCCGTCGTGAGCGACAGCGACCGCAAGAAGCACCGGTACCAGTTCGAGCGGCACTCCCCGGAGTACCGCAACCGCTTCGAGCAGATCACCAAGGAGATGCACGCCACGTGCCCGATGGCGTGGAGCGACACCTACGGCGGGCACTGGGTCGCGGCGGGCAGCCACGAGGTGTTCGAGCTCGCCCGCTGCCCCGCGGTGTCCAACGACCACGACATCCACAACGAACGCCGCGGCTACAAGGGCATTTCGATTCCCACCGCCAGCCGGATCAACCAGGTGCGGGGTGGGATCCTGGAAATGGACAACCCCGAGCACCACATCTACCGCAGCGTGCTCAACCCCTACCTGTCACCGGCCGCCGTCAAGCGCTGGGAGCCCTTCGTCAACGACGTGACGCGCGCCTGCCTCGACGAGCAGATCGAAGAGGGCCGCATCGACTTCGTCGACGATCTGGCCAACGTGGTGCCCGCCGTGCTGACGCTGGCGATGATGGGAATCCCGCTGAAGAACTGGCAGATGTACAGCGAGCCCACCCACGCCGCGGTGTACACCCCCGAGCACTCCCCCGACATCCAACGGGTCACCGAGATGCACCGGCAGATGGGGATCGACCTCGTCAACAACATGATCGAGATCCGCAACAACCCGCGGCCGGGGCTGGTCAACGCGCTGCTCGAGATGCGGATCGACGGCGAGCCCGCCCCGGATCTGGAGATCCTCGGCAACCTCGGGCTGATCATCGGCGGCGGCTTCGACACCACGACCGCCCTGACCGCCCATTCGCTGGAATGGCTTTCGGAGCATCCTGCCGAGCGCGAGCTGCTCAGCCGGGAGCGCGACACGCTGCTCGACCCGGCGACCGAGGAGTTCCTGCGCTACTTCACCCCGGCGCCCGGCGACGGTAGGACGTTCTCCGACGACGTCGAACTCGACGGGACACAGTTCAAGGAAGGCGAGCGGCTGTGGATCTCGTGGGCTATGGCCAACCGCGACCCCGCGGTGTTCCACGACCCGGACGAGATCATCCTCAACCGTAAAGGCAACCGGCACTTCAGTTTCGGGCTCGGCGTGCACCGGTGCGCCGGGTCGAACGTGGCGCGTACCGTGTTCAAGTCCATGCTGACCGCGGTGCTCGACCGGATGCCCGACTACCGCTGCGACCCCGAGGGCACCGTCCACTACGAGACCATCGGCGTCATCCAGGGCATGCGCAAACTGCCGGCGACCTTCACGCCGGGTCAGCGGATCGGCGCGGGACTCGACGAGACCCTGGACAAGCTGCAGCGCATCTGCGACGAGCAGGAGCTCGCGCGGCCAATCACCGAGCGCAAGGAAGCCGCCGTCATCGACTAG
- a CDS encoding ferredoxin, with product MKVWVDPERCQGHTLCSMIAPESFRLSDIDGSSSAIDEVVPADRQAKVREAAQSCPEQAIIITDES from the coding sequence GTGAAAGTCTGGGTTGATCCAGAACGCTGCCAGGGCCACACCCTGTGTTCGATGATCGCTCCGGAGTCCTTCCGGCTCAGCGACATCGACGGCAGCTCGTCGGCGATCGACGAAGTGGTGCCGGCCGACCGGCAGGCCAAGGTCCGCGAGGCCGCGCAATCGTGTCCCGAGCAGGCCATCATCATCACGGACGAAAGCTAA